TTTATTTTCAGCCTGGCGGCTTTGCGTTTTATAACTATAAAATTTCATCTGCCCGAAGCGCTTTATTCTACTCCCTTATTCGGGCCCCAGTTTTATGGCGATGCCACTTCCTTTTGGCTGCCCTCATTGGGCGACCTGCTTTTAAACACTTTATTCATCCTTGCGATCGGGATCTATTTGAACTTATCTACAGCCGCGGGACATGAAAATAAGATCTTAAAAAATAAATTCATAATTGCAACCCTCCTGCTCTTCGCACTTTTCTGCGGCTCACTTATTATAAACAAATTTTTTATCAGCCTTATCGAAAATTCCAACATTTCATTTAACATAAATAATATCTTCAGCCTTAATGCCATAAGTTATACGGGGTTTGTAATTGTTGCCCTGTTACTACTTTCCTTTTTTCTTGCTGCCAATAGGGCTGTCAACGTAGTTAATGATTTACAGTTGTCGTTAAGATCACGTATTAATTCTTTTTTTATTGCGGCAATCCTTTTCTCGGTCATTTGTCATATCATCGGCTATGTCGATTGGATCTATATTTCAATGCCGCTTATTATAACGATAAGTGTTTACATTGTTAAAAATAAGGCGTCCCGCGGCGGCTATTCATTTCCCGATATTGTACTCATTGTATTACTGTTTTCCATATACAGTGTACACACATTCACTAAGGAACTGCGCGGGAAAGAACATGAAAACCGTATTGTAATTGCCGAAAAGCTGGCAGCGGATAAGGACCCATTGACAGAACACCTGTTCACGGAAGTGGAAGAAAAGCTGAACTCAGACAGCTTACTCGTCAGCTACCTGCTGCAGCCCGAAAAGGACATTAATGCGTTTGAAAAACGTTTACGTCAGAATTATTTTGGCGGTTATTGGGACAAATACAACATACGATTTACCGTGTTCGATACACTTTGCCGGGTACTGGTAAAACCCGCCGGCTCTACCATTGAAAACAACACTTATTACGATGAGATCATTGAGCGGGAAGGCCAGGAAACGGCCAGCGAACATTTTTATTTTTTAAAAAATAATTCAGGGAAAATAAGCTACATGGCCAAATTGCCCGTCACAATTGATAAATACGGGAAACGAAAACTGGCTACCATATATGCTGAACTGGACACCCGTTTCCTGCCAGAAGAGATCGGGTTCCCTGAATTATTACTCGACCGGAACATGGGGATTGACCGGGACCTCTTTAATTATTCATACGCAAAGTATAAGAACAACGTATTGATCAGTCAATACGGCAAATTCCGGTTCAGTTTAACCCCCCGGCAATTTATCACAGGTGGAACAGACGTTACTTTTACCGACATCGATGGATATAACCACCTGAGTTTTTCACCAAACAGATCCACCGTAGTGGTCATCAGCCAGCCCTCGCAAACATTACTTGATATGGTAACCTTTTTCTCCTACCTCTTTAGTTTTTTTAGCCTTATCGTTCTGATTGTAATAATCGTCCGGCAGGTGATCCGCGGCAGCTTATTCGATCATAACAGCTTTAAATACCGGATACAGTTCTTACTTGTGCTTATTGTGCTGGTTTCACTTGCTTTATTCGGCACAGGCACAATAATTTATATTAAACAGCAATATGAAGTGAAGAACAGGGAAAGTATCAGTGAAAAGATCAACTCAGTATCTGTTGAACTGGGAAGTAAACTTGGTGAGGAATCGGTACTCAATAGCGGCTTCAAAGAATATGCTAATTATTTTCTTAAAAAACTTTCGTCAGTGTTTTTTACAGATGTTAACCTGTACGATCTTAACGGCAATGTTTATGCCTCTTCCCAGCCCAAGATCTTTGAAGAGGGTCTCGCCTCTACTAAAATGAACCCGGATGCGTATCTCGAGATGGCCATTCAGCAAAAGACTCAATACATACATGATGAAGAGATCGGCAGCCTGGAATACCTCTCGGCCTATGTTCCCTTTAAAGGAAAAGACGGGGAACTGCTGGCCTATATTAACCTGCCTTACTTTGCCAAGCAAACTGAACTGGAAAAAGAGATTGCCGGCTTTCTCGTCGCGTTAATCAATATTTACGTTTTACTCTTTGCTCTTTCCGTTTTAATGGCCATTTTTATTTCCAAT
The Bacteroidota bacterium DNA segment above includes these coding regions:
- a CDS encoding GHKL domain-containing protein; translated protein: MKWFSSYSFRLLLSGLAAILLSYVFHGPSNTDHTPELQKFESVLHKKELQLEHELAVLADRASKESYTRLFTEKPEYYNKLYKEFGYVLLIYENDTLKFWSDNSAAVENQMKTVCLDDKLARLRNGWFEVIRTKSSASTKNCIGLFLIKTDYPYQNDYLLNKFQKQFSLSSDTRLLKGNSADVLAVHDHSGNYLFTLKFNESNEAAFMVYSWPIVLELTGLLLLVLGLCLLFDPSLHINVYNPFKALPFIFSLAALRFITIKFHLPEALYSTPLFGPQFYGDATSFWLPSLGDLLLNTLFILAIGIYLNLSTAAGHENKILKNKFIIATLLLFALFCGSLIINKFFISLIENSNISFNINNIFSLNAISYTGFVIVALLLLSFFLAANRAVNVVNDLQLSLRSRINSFFIAAILFSVICHIIGYVDWIYISMPLIITISVYIVKNKASRGGYSFPDIVLIVLLFSIYSVHTFTKELRGKEHENRIVIAEKLAADKDPLTEHLFTEVEEKLNSDSLLVSYLLQPEKDINAFEKRLRQNYFGGYWDKYNIRFTVFDTLCRVLVKPAGSTIENNTYYDEIIEREGQETASEHFYFLKNNSGKISYMAKLPVTIDKYGKRKLATIYAELDTRFLPEEIGFPELLLDRNMGIDRDLFNYSYAKYKNNVLISQYGKFRFSLTPRQFITGGTDVTFTDIDGYNHLSFSPNRSTVVVISQPSQTLLDMVTFFSYLFSFFSLIVLIVIIVRQVIRGSLFDHNSFKYRIQFLLVLIVLVSLALFGTGTIIYIKQQYEVKNRESISEKINSVSVELGSKLGEESVLNSGFKEYANYFLKKLSSVFFTDVNLYDLNGNVYASSQPKIFEEGLASTKMNPDAYLEMAIQQKTQYIHDEEIGSLEYLSAYVPFKGKDGELLAYINLPYFAKQTELEKEIAGFLVALINIYVLLFALSVLMAIFISNYVTRPLKLIQDKLGKIQLGKINDPIDWTDNDEIGSLVKEYNRMIMELTKSADLLARSERESAWREMAKQVAHEIKNPLTPMKLSVQHLQRMWSDKTPDREQKLQRITNTLIEQIDALSSIASAFSSFAKMPKPNNEKIDLNNILQNAISLFKETDGSTFQYTNETEGEACVFADKEQLLRVFNNLIKNATQAIPETQEGRIKVSLTRENDHYLVKVEDNGNGISNDFIDKIFTPNFTTKTAGMGLGLVMAKNIIESCGGKIWFKTEEGKGTTFYVSIPCCK